The genomic stretch GTTGATGTTGATCATATTGGTGTTGATCATGTTCGTGTTGATCTTGTTGGTTTTgctcttgttaatgttgatcttgttgatGTTGATCTTGTTAGTGTTGATCTTGTtagtgttgatcttgttaatgttgatcttgttggtGTTGATCTTCTTGGTGTTGATCTTGTTGGTATTGATCTTGTTGTTGTTGATCTTGTTGATGTTGATCATGTTGGTGTTGATCTTGTTAGTGTTGATCTTGTTGGTTTTgctcttgttaatgttgatcttgttgatgttgatcttgttaatattGATCTTGTTAGTGTTGATCTTGTTGATGTTGATCTTGTTGATGTTGATCTTGTTGGTGTTGACCTTGTTGGTGATGATCTTGTTGTTGTTGATCTCACTAATGTTGATGATCTTGTTGGTGTTGATCTTGTTGGTGTTGATCTTGTTGGTTTTGATCTTGTTGGTGTTGATGTTGTTAGTGTTGATCTTGTTCGTGTTGATCTTGTTAAGGTTGATCTTGTTGGTGTTGATCTTGTTGGTGTAGATCTTGTTAGTGTTGATCTTGTTAGTGTTGATCTCGTTGATGTTGATCTTGTTAGTGTTGAACTTGTTGGTGTTGATCTTGTTAGTGTTGATCTTGTTAGTGTTGATCTTGTTGGTGTTGATCTTGTTGGTGTTGATCTTGTtagtgttgatcttgttaatgtggATTTTGTTGGTGTTGATCTTGTTGGTGTTGTTCTTGTTGTTGTTGATCTTGTTGGtgttgatcttgttcatgttgatcttgttggTGTTGATCTTGTTGATGTTGATCTTG from Chiloscyllium plagiosum isolate BGI_BamShark_2017 unplaced genomic scaffold, ASM401019v2 scaf_6958, whole genome shotgun sequence encodes the following:
- the LOC122545551 gene encoding uncharacterized protein slr1819-like; protein product: VDLVSVDLVNVDLVGVDLLGVDLVGIDLVVVDLVDVDHVGVDLVSVDLVGFALVNVDLVDVDLVNIDLVSVDLVDVDLVDVDLVGVDLVGDDLVVVDLTNVDDLVGVDLVGVDLVGFDLVGVDVVSVDLVRVDLVKVDLVGVDLVGVDLVSVDLVSVDLVDVDLVSVELVGVDLVSVDLVSVDLVGVDLVGVDLVSVDLVNVDFVGVDLVGVVLVVVDLVGVDLVHVDLVGVDLVDVDLVVFILLVLIFFDLADVGLVDVELVGVDLVGIDLVGVDLVSVDLVRVDLVDVHLVDVDRVNVDLVGVDLVGVDLVDVVDLVVDLVDVDLVDVDLVNVDLVGVDLVDVDLVDVDLVSVDLVIVDLVGVDLINVDLVNVDLVSVYLVGVDLVSVDLVSVDLVDVDL